The genomic stretch GGGTTGCGTTAAGAAGGCACACATGTCAGAAAACGTTTTTTAAATGACTGCCCAGCAAACATTTCAAGTGTACACATTCAGGTAGAATGTACAGCACAGCACTACATTTCAACactccgtttaaaaaaaaaaaagtctcctGTTTCTTGCCTACTTGAATGGGACCCAGTCTCTTTAATATGTGTTCTGGTTAACTACTAGCTGTGCTGtggggttttagtctgggtttctgtataagcactttgtgacatccgctgatgtaaaaagggctttataaacatgtgatttgatgatttgcgtttatatttttgttcagtgtacattagtCTATGATTGCCACGCTCAAACATCTTTGAGAGGCTTCATTGATTAATGAACATGTATATTTACACACTTCATACATTGATTTATCCAGGTGATAGAAATAGCTGTCCAATTTTGCTTAATTCACGGGAGCGCGCATTAAACCGATTTGCGCGCTCGTGTGTGCACGGTCCCGAGAAACTATAGACACGTGACCCCGTGAGCCAATTAGAGTTTAAAACCCTATGCGCGCTCCTGGTCGACAAACAGAAGACGAAGAGAGTTGAAAAAAGCGCAAACATTTAgcaatctgtctgtaaattagTAAATATCAGAGCATTAACTAGCTACACAATGTCTGAAGAAAAGCCAAAGGTAAGAAATGTTGTGTGTGATTGAATATTTTCCATATTTCCTTGCATTCTGCTTGTCGAGCGTACTAATATGTTGGTGATAACGTTAGATTGCCCGTTTCCAATTTGAGCGGGTAAAAAGAGAAAACAAAGGTGGTTCGATTTGTGGACATTTGGCCGTGTAACGTTTTGCGTGTGGAAAATTGGCTAGTTAGCCAGTTATCTGATAGATGTAGTGTACTATTATCTATTCATGTTTTGTAAGGTGATGGTTTTCAGTGAAACAGCGCCATTGTGACTTTTCTGCGCCCATTGGAATAGGGACCAACGTCGTTGTCTCTCTGCGGCTTTttgagctaactagctagcatgctaacgttAGATTGAGATTCCCACTGGAGCTGCCACCCCATTGATGGCTGGCCAGTTGGCTATCTAGGTTAGCATGGCTCTTGTTGTaagagctaactagctaactgatTGCTAGCTAAAAAGCTAAACTCAAATGTTTGACACCAAGCAAAGATATTAACTCACCGTCAGACTGAACTCTGAACAGTACTGTTATGCTCGTCCTACACTGCCGTTTTTGTGGAAATGTTGTGTAATTGTGAGATGCAGGGCTCCCTTACAAAAGAGAAACTTTGTCCCAATGGGACTCTGCTAAAACTCTgctaaaataaatgtacattaaaataaaacCGTTAGCAGTGTGCACCGCttggtaacgtaaactcaccccattccgtacaaatgtgcgcaacattcaaacgaggctacaaagaactaatgggactgtgttgacttcaacattgggggggggtgaactaggtttctattcaagcgttgatcgacatggtaatgactctctagtattggagaaaagttgaaaaaacggaccctccatTACATCGTgacatgtcgtaacgtacagcacgcataaagcaactatttctgtcttacaatctctctacACCAGGTGTAgtacttctctcatcgtttaaaaacaagaaatggacagtgacggggtaagggggggatacctagtcattattgcgtcatcattgcatgtgatcatcattctcaaacatttacatttacatttaagtcatttagcagacgctcttatccagagcgacttacaaattggtgcattcaccttatgatatccagtggaacaaccactttacaatagtgcatctaactcttttaagggggggggggggttagaaggattactttatcctatcctaggtattccttaaagaggtggggtttcaggtgtctccggaaggtggtgattgactccgctgacctggcgtcgtgagggagtttgttccaccattggggtgccagagcagcgaacagttttgactgggctgagcgggaactgtacttcctcagaggtagggaggcgagcaggccagaggtggatgaacgcagtgcccttgtttgggtgtagggcctgatcagagcctgaaggtacggaggtgccgttcccctcacagctccgtaggcaagcaccatggtcttgtagcggatgcgagcttcaactggaagccagtggagagagcggaggagcggggtgacgtgagagaacttgggaaagttgaacaccagacgggctgcggcgttctggatgagttgtaggggtttaatggcacaggcagggagcccagccaacagcgagttgcagtaatccagacgggagatgacaagtgcctggattaggacctgcgccgcttcctgcgtgaggcagggtcgtactctgcgaatgttgtagagcatgaacctacaggaacgggtcaccgccttgatgttagttgagaacgacagggtgttgtccaggatcacgccaaggttcttagcactctgggaggaggacacaatggagttgtcaaccgtgatggcgagatcatggaacgggcagtccttccccgggaggaagagcagctccgtcttgccgaggttcagcttgaggtggtgatccgtcatccacactgatatgtctgccagacatgcagagatgcgattcaccacctggttaaaagccaaagccgctgtttacttctaagatcactttagcaccgccctaaaaaccagattcaaattcgacacaaaccttcaaatagttatgtaatgacacattatataaagtctttacagtgttttatttacattttagaggcgataaggtgataagttggacagagagtggaaagaaagaaaatttcccacaacatctctccttttcACTATCACactagtttcgcttccccacccgccatttttaaaaagaccccacggggctcattgcctgcttgaattatgcagaaacgggcagcatttaggtcatgtaattgattctgttggaaaggggagaaattgtgctttacactggtattgacattacagttgatctggaagtattatgtttttggggcgctaaaatatgGTCAATTGTacagaccaaggcgatgtacgactttacgtgagtttacgttagcttgctgtaactaactagctaacatctTCATGTTACAATTCCTGTTGAGATGCTTTCATTTTAGCCAATAAGTTTGCTCTGTCTAATGCATAACATTAACTGTTAGACTCTAGCTATAAAGCTGGGCCTGAGAAGCTATTTCTCAATctcctcaaggccatcagactgctaaacagcaatcactaactcagtgaagctgctgcctacattgagacccaatcactggtcactttaataatgtctacatatctgacattactcatatcacctgtatatactgtattttataccatctaacTGAactttgcctatgccgctcatccatatacttatatgtacatattctcattcacccctttagatttgtgtgtattaggtagttgttgtggaattgttagatgacttgttagatattactgcactgttggagctagaagcacaagcatttctctacactcacattaacatctgctaaccatgtgttatctgaccaataaaattagattttgatttgatatataaaaaaaaaaatgtatctattgTCTCTGAAATTCACCCGTTCCCCACTGTTTTCTCAGGAAGGAGTGAAGACTGAAAACGACCACATCAACCTAAAGGTCGCAGGTCAAGATGGGTCAGTTGTTCAGTTCAAAATTAAAAGGCACACTCCGCTCAGCAAGCTGATGAAGGCCTACTGCGAAAGACAGGTGAGGCTTTCCTTCAAGTTTACATTCATCTGACTACTTTTCTGCTCATATAAGACAATGTTAAGCTTTGAGGCTGATTGTACAACCTTACAGGGCAACTCCTGACCACAGTAACTTGCTAGATGAGCCTGACAGTGTCTCCCTTCTATGTTATAACCTCTCCCTTCTTCTTTATTTCAGGGTTTGTCAATTAGACAGATACGGTTTAGGTTTGACGGACAGCCAATCAACGAGACGGACACACCTGCACAGGTAGGTGCCACTCGCTTTCGGTGTAGTCCTCGATAATGCAAAAGATTAAAAAAGAAGTGATAATATGCACAGGTGGAGTTACAAGTAGACTTATTTTGTGACTTACTGACCATTCTATGTATTTGTTTTGGCAGCTTGAGATGGAAGACGAGGATACTATTGATGTATTTCAACAACAGACCGGAGGAGGCTTCTCTTAAAGGTGTATGGACCCCTCTGAGGTGCCTCCCCCTCTGAGGACAGAAACACAGTTGAAGAGCAGcaactttttttattattattacataattGTTccgcttttttatttttgttttgtgatcGATCTGCTCGTAGCCATGGTCTTATCCTTTTCAAgccaccaatccacaaatgtcttgtttacaTTCGTATTGAGGATGGACTATAAACTGCTTGGAGTCGTGTTTTGGAGAATATGTGTTTGTTTCACACACGGGGATGTGGGGGGTTTCAACTCATtcagcctgtgtcccaaatggcaccctattcctcttATAGTGCTCTACACTaaacaaagtagtgcactatatgttcaatggggtgccatttgggacacgtttTAAATCTGCCATAGGTTGAGGGACTTGGTGTTGAACAGGTCTCgtaatatgcaaaaaaaaaattttttttttgtctgctgTTTTTAAGTACATTTTGCAAAAATATACAGTCCAAGTGATCAATTGTAATTTTAAACCTGTACAATGTGTTGAAGGAATATTGGTGAATGAGGTTCTCTACTGCTGGTGCCATTAGATTGAATTGCTGTGTCTCTCTGGAACAAAGGCTTTACTGAAGAGAACAGAACCGTCTGAAACCATCTGATCGAAAAGGGTCAAGTTTCAGGTCTATTTTCAACATCGCTTGAAAGGATGCAACTCACCTTTCACATGTCTGTTTGGtttcccctcccccttcctcacaGATTTAAGGGAAGTCGTTGAGATCCTGCTTTTAGCCCATCCCACTGAATCACTATTTTATGACAAAATAAAAGGGAATCCACCAAGACTTCAATAACCGTTGACCTTTCTGTTTCTCTATAATCAGACTCGATGAATCTTCCCACCTGTCTTCAGACAGGTGTGGTGTTCTACAGTGTGGACTTGAATAGGTAGCACAGGTCCACTAAGTCCTTCTGTTGCTCTAATGATTTGTACATTGTCTTTTACTACTGTATACAATAAATATAGTTTGGTACTCAGCTACCTTTGTGTGCTTCCTTTGGCTGTTGTATGAGGAGTGCTGAAAGACTGTTGCTGTCCTCCTAGGCCACTTTAGGAAATTTCAAACCGCACATCTTATCAAATAGGGAAAAGTACATTGATGGTAATCAACTGTTTGGTCGTTCACTTAACACAATGCGAGAGCAAGTCTAGGAAAGAGGCAAATATGTTCTGAGACCGCTGTGTTTGAGCTACTGTACTTCCAGCGAGGGGTGCTGTCGTCATTTGTGAGCTGTTAGAGTTTTTTCTGGAggctgtatttaactaggcaagtccgttaaaaACCCATTCTTATTTACCAtaacggccaaaccctaaccaggaccgctgggccaattgagcgctgccctatgggactctcaatcactgacagttgtgataaagcctggaatcaaaccaaggtctgtagtgacgcctctagaactgagatgcagtgccttagaccgctgcgccactcgggagttttGTGGATGTGTCAAAAGCAAGCAGCTAATAGGTCAGATATTACTGCTGCGCCTAACTCTGCAAGCTCAGACTCCGAGACTATATGAGATAGTTGAACAACTTGAGATTAAAGTGTGACGTGTCgaacaactcaaatcaaatcaaaatcaaatcaaattttattagtcacatacacatggttagcagatgttaatgcgagtgtagcgaaatgcttgtgcttctagttccgacaatgcagtaataaccaacagtaatctaacctaacaattccacaactactaccttaRacacacacacaagtgtaaagggataaagaatatgtgcataaagatatatgaatgagtggtggtacagaacggcatggcagatgcagttaGATGTATGAGTACGTATATacaatgagatgagtactgtagggtatgtaaacataaagtggcatagtttaaagtggctagtggtacatgtattgcataaagatggcaagatgcagtagatgatatagagtacagtatatatacatatgagatgggtaatgtgggtatgtaaacattgtattaagtggcattgcttaaagtggctagtggtacatttttacataatttccatcaattcccatttttaaagtggctggagttgagtcagtatgttggcagcggccgctaaatgttagtggtgctgtttaacagtctgatggccttgagatagaagctgtttttcagtctctcggtccctgctttgatgcacctgtactgacctcgccttctggatgatagcggggtgaacaggcagtggcttgggtggttgttgtccttgatgatctttatggccttcctgtgacatcggtggtgtaggttcctggagggcaggtagtttgccctggtgatgcgttctgcagacctcactaccctctggagagccttacggttgtgcgggagcagttgccgtaccaggcggtgatacagcccgacaggatgctctcgattgtgcatctgtagaagtttgtgatgcttttggtgacaaagccgaattcttcagcctcctgaggttgaagaggcgctgctgcgccttcttcacaacgctgtctgtgtgggtggaccagttcagtttatccgtgatgtgtacaccgaggaacttaaaactttccaccttctccactactgacccgtcgatgtggataggggggtgctccctctgctgtttcctgaagtccacaatcatctcctttgttttgttgacgttgagtatgaggttactCGACCAACAGGTCAATAAAATGACAGTATCTCGTAGCCATGAAATGAAGAGTTATACTGCAATatctaaaaataataacacattttcaaCAAGTGTGTGCTGTCAAACGCTACAGTGTTGCAATGCACACATTGAAAACCTGTCTAGAAATGACGTTTAGTCGTAGCCATAAATTAAAGGAAGCCTAGCTATTGTTTGTCATTTTACAAAAATAATCACCTTTTCAATGACTGGGCAGTGAAACGCTACACTGTTTCGATACTTGCAGGAATTCTCTTGATATTACTTGTTACATTGTCAAATTCAATATGACCCCCTGAGTAGGTAGAAACTCATTCACTTAAATGTctttatgttttatttcacctttatttaaccaggtaggccagttgagaacaagtcctcatttacaactggccaagataaagaaaagcagtgcgaaaacaacaacacagagttacacataaacaaacgtacagtcaataacagaaaataaaatagaaaaatatatatacagtgtgtgtaaatgtagaagagtagggaggtaaggcaataaataggccacagagaagaaaataattacaatttagcattaatactggagtgatagatgtgcagatgatgatgtgcaagtagaaatactggtgtgcaaaagagcaagagggtaagtaataatatggggatgaggtagttgggtgtgctatttacagatgggctgtgtacaggtacagtgatcggtaagctgctctgacagctgatgcttaaagttagagagggagatatatatgtgtgtgttcttgtatgtgtgtgttcttgtatgtgtttatttgaatgagagtgtatatgcatgtgtacaaacacctgcacggcatcagcctcaggcaaaccggcattagttgtaaaaacactgccacatGCTCACCATCCACTCACCATCAACTAAACTAGAGGAGACTACTCCTCCGGCCACACGGTGGCGCTGTCTGCGTATGAAgtgattctcttttttctttctacaTTGCAGCGTCTGCATGGTTCCTCTGTTTTCATGTTAGAGGTAAAGTTTACGGTTTTGAATCCTTTTGTGATGAAGTGTTTAGGTTCATCAAAAGGAATGTAATAAATATCATGCATATGTttcattcgtttttttttaaGGTTACAGAAAGCGTTTGTTTACATTCACAGTATGTTTCGAAGGATCTGCTTTTAAAGGTAGGAAAGCTGTCTACTTGCTATCTTGATTGTTAGCTCATTTAGATGATGCTAGCTAACTAGTTTAGAGTAGGATTCATCTCACTGTAAACtagcgctaactagctagccaactaacgcTAACGTTACTTTGCAAGCTGATTATGAGGAGCTCATCTCTCCAATGTCAAAACTACCTTGCTATGCTACTAGCTACTGATCTtcttatgggctcccgagtggcgaagacactgcatctcagttcaagaggcgtcactgcagtccctggttcgaatcctggctgcatcacatccggctgtgatttgggagtcccatagcgccGCCGGGTTTGAccggggcaggccgtcattgtaaataatagtttgttcttaactgacttgcctagttaaataaaggattaaaaaaaaaaaaaaaaaaatgtgggtcaTGGTTGAGCTTTTAAAGCTAGCCATCTACTGTATCTTCGCTACTAACCAACTCTGGGTCTAGGGGGCTCTGCCTGGTTCAATGTTTCGCGGTTTATCGTTGTGGTTCTGCTTACGAATTACTTTTCTGCTGAACTGATATCTCTAACAAGAACTTCTGTAACATTATGGATTGCCGAATAAAGGAGGCTCACAATGTATCGGAGTTTTACTCACTGTCCACGTGACCTGacccacttcaaatcaaattaggGCTGGACGATATGTCCAAAATATCATATCGTGTGTTTTTTATCAGACGGTTATACGGTATtctatgtttttgaataatacaagttaaaaatgttctttatgagtagtgcgtgactgTATGGTGGCAACACATACTGACTGTACATTCGAAATGATTTCAATGAGTCTTTTTCCATTCTGATTGTTATATACTGTTCAATTAAACTTCCACACAAAATTATTTTCAGCATTTaaatcaatttctgcatttcatgCACTCATCTGAGATCATTTCCAccctgccacgtagggctgcacgacATGGGCAaaacaatctaggccttatttttaaacACATGTTGGAATTGCAGTTTATTGCAGATTAttttaattctatagttagaatataatagtgggcactttgaatacaatttgacatgacaacaaatgaaaatgccagggaggagttattgtgacagggtaggaaccacaGTGTTTacaagtgtttcctaggggaccctataatctttggctacattgcatgttttcacttagctacttcatgtagttAACATATTCTTGCTTAGCGTGTTCCTCTTTGATTTAGGTTGACaacatcactggtattatcaggctgtacaGTCCAtttggaaagtagtcagaccccttcacttttctcACATTTTATTAGGTTACGGccttaattctaaaattgattaaatagttttttccctcaatctacacacactaccccacaaAAACAGGTTATGAGAAATTTGTGCTAATTtattaccccccaaaaatcacattaacataagtattcagaccttttactcagtactttgttaaagcacctttggcagcgattacagcctccagtcttcttgggtatgatgctacaagcttggcacaccggtatttggggagtttctcccattcttctctgcagatcatctcaagctctgtcaggttggatggggagcgttgctgcacagctattttcaggtctctccacagatgttcgatcgggttcaagtccgggctctggctggaccactcaaggacattcagagacttgtcccgaagccactcctgtgttgaaGGGTGCTTAGGGTTgatgtcttgttggaaggtgaaccttcacctcagtctgaggtcctgagcgctctggagctctgtcagagtgaccattgggttcttggtcacctccctgtccaaagcccttctccccagattgctcagtttggccgggcggccagctctaggaagagtcttggtggttccaaacttcttcaataaaacaatgatggaggccacagttttcttggggaccttcaatgctgcagacattttttggtgcccttccccagatctgtgcctcgacacaatcctgtctcggagctctacggacatttccttcgacctcatggcttggtttttgctctgacatgcactgtcaactgtgggaccttatatagacagagtTGTGTTCCttttaaatcatgtccaatcagttgaatttaccccaggtgaactccaatcagttgtagaaacatctcagatgatcaatggaaacaggaagcacctgagctcaaatttcaatcatcatagcaaagggtctgaatacttatgtaaataagatatttctgttttttattatttaatacatttgcaaaaatgtctataaacctgttttcgctttgtcattatggggtattgtgtgtagatagcgtggatttatttaaaaaatcaaattttaggataagtctgtaacgtaagaaaaatgtgtaaaaagactgcatactttccaaaggcaacTGTATCGCTAATGTACGTTTTCTCTtactagcaggtagcctagtggttaagatgtagaggtggcaggtagtctagtggttagaggtagggacggcaggtagcctagttgttagagtgtagaggtgcaggtagcctagtggttagagtgtaatggcaggtagcctagtggttagagtgtagggcgcagTTAGCCGTGGTTAAGGTCAGGCTGAAGTAGCGTAGGAGACggaggtagtctagtggttagagttgtaAGAGGTGctaggtatcctagtggttagagtggaagATGTAgaggccggcaggtagcctagtgggttagagtgtaAGGGCGAGCAGGTAGTTCTGTCGTtaggagtgtagaggtggcaaGGTGCCTATGAGAGTTTAGGGACGCAGAGCCCTAAGTGGTTGAGTGttagggacggcaggtagtctATGTTAGAGTTGTAGGACGGCAGGTATGAGTGAGAGGCGAGGTAGCCCGTGGTGGTAAGAGTgtaaggcggcaggtagcctaggtatCCGTGAAGAGATGAGTAGAGTTGGCGAGTGCTAGGTTAGAGAGTAGTAGGAGGTCCGTCAGTGGTAAGTTATTGGATTAGGTTAGGGTGGGGAGGCGGGTGAGTGCGGATGGTAGCCCATATGGCGGCGTAGAGTCTACGTGTCAGACGTTGGCAGGTCTAGCACGTAGTGGTATGGCAGTGTGAGGACTCAGTATCTAGTCGGCTTAGAGTGTAGGTCGGCAGGCATTAGCCGATAGGGGGTTGAGCTATGTGTGAGCGAGCAGAGGCCATGGTCAGAGTGTAGGGGGGACTAGGGATCAGCTAGATGAGGTGTTACGATCTGTGACGGCGCCAGAGAGCCACGCGTGTAGCCGTATAAGCGTTAGGCATGTTAGTAGTAGATGTGAGGATAGCTGCTAAGCATTAGTGTTGAAGAGCGGAGTCTAAGGGGCGTGGTTGGGACGCTGAGACAGGTAGAGCTATGAGATGTTCGAAATGAGTTCGAGTAGAGCAGTGAGATCAGAGGGTAATCGGCAGGGTGAGCGCGTGTAGTGGTTAAAGTGTAGGGGAGGTGCGAGTGTGAGGCTGGTTAGTGGGCGGCGAGGTGATAGGCCAGTGGTTCATGGAGGTGGTAGTGGCACGCGAGCCGAGTAGTTAGCCTATGTGGTTTATGTatgtgtagggacggcaggtagccgtTTAGTTAGGTGAGCAGTGATACTAAGGTTAGAAGCTGTGGGACGAGTAGTTTAGAGTAGGTAGATGCAGTATTCAGTCGTTTAGAAGCAGCGGGCAGGTTAGCCATTGTCTAGTGGTGCTGACGGAGTAGTAGATGTGTAGAGCATGTGTAAGGCGAGGCAGGTATTGTACCAGTAGGTGTACTTAGGAGAGATGTCGGTAGTC from Salvelinus sp. IW2-2015 unplaced genomic scaffold, ASM291031v2 Un_scaffold1439, whole genome shotgun sequence encodes the following:
- the LOC112070850 gene encoding small ubiquitin-related modifier 3 translates to MSEEKPKEGVKTENDHINLKVAGQDGSVVQFKIKRHTPLSKLMKAYCERQGLSIRQIRFRFDGQPINETDTPAQLEMEDEDTIDVFQQQTGGGFS